CTTCAATTTCTGTTAAGACCTCATCACAGCGTTGTAGACAATTCATACAATATTTAAGGTCAAGTATTTTGTTTACCAAGGCTTGAGTTCTGGCAATCTTTCCCTCGTACATCCCACGTAGATCAGGTAATTTAGCAGCATAATTCTGCATTACTTTTTGTGGTTTATCAAACTTGGCTGTAAATagcaaaaacatattttcaataattacattattatagtgTTGTCAAATAAACTAACAATGGTTCAAATGCTTACTATTACAGGGATTTTGGTTCAAATCTTAGTCATACACTGTACAACAGGATTTCTTCTTGTCCAATACAGTGGCCTCACCTAagatttagtttattttaatttttacaattttatttcacCTTTATCCTAGAGAAAAACCACATTAAGCCACCAGTAAGTAACATGCTTGAATACATacaaatacataatttaaacaAGCATAACATCtacaaaaaaaatcagtaattttgtcacaatttgacctttgacatttaaaCCTTCTGACGGAAACATACTTGAGTGAATCTTTAGGAAGGATGCTTTGGTTTCCATCCTGTAACCCAAGTCATGTGATTACTGTTGTATATGTTGAAATactaataacattaattaactTAAAGAATGGAAATCACTCACAAGTAATCcagagtatatatatattcaataattaatttaaaaccatctaaaaacttaataataataatttattttatttaccacGAACTTGAGCTGGATTAAAAAACCTTTTCTTGGTAGATTCAATTTCTGGATGTAACATTGTTCCAAATGTAATATATTCAATTTCCACAGACTtcaataaagatttaaaatgtTTCACTTTGGCACCATCATCGGTTGATGGGTCAGGGGTCAAACTAGGTGCTAAATGAatgagaaagaaagaaaatgttataaatgtCATTGTGCTGATGATATATCAATCATCATTACTGCAGGGGAACATGTTCAGCCAAAAACAATTATTCTACACAAAACTAACATATTGCTACGCATTCATAAAATGTGTCAAattcacaaaaaacaaaactgcaaaaaaacaaaatgaccTCAGTTTTTGCTAATCAaactttttaaatgaaaatattgattgcataatatctttattttgaaattacaaataaataaaaatagtgaattaaaaatatcaagTATGAACTACTAATGAATGATAACAGAACAATACTATGGCCGTTTtccaaaaacaagaaaataggTGTTGTGTTTTAAACAGTTATTTACAGGTGTTGTGTTTAAAACAGGTTTAAGTGTGCTTGttgtgtatttaaaatatgaaatgaaaataaaatatctttatgTATTGTGAGTTTGATAAGTTAGAAAGGAtcttattgtttaaatttaatatggatTTTTTTCCAGCAACAAACTAAGGTGTTGTGTTTAAAACAGTTTTAAGTGTTCTgcttttgtatttataatatgaAACACCAATCAAATTTCTTCATTCATGTACAGTATTGTGTAAGTTTGATAATAGAGTTGGATAAGatcatatattgtttaaatttacattGCGAAGTACAAATACCTTGTGGGGTTATTTGATCCAAGTAATTTAATATGGCTTCAGAGTCTATGATGAGACGCTTATTGTGCTGGACGATTGGGACCTCTCCATGTGGGTTTAGCCTGATGAACCATGGTTCAACTTGCTCTCCTAGTTGAATATTCACCAGTTTTTTTCGATATGGTACTCTCTTCTCCTCAAATCCAAGTCTGGCCTATACAAAAAGTATAGAAaaaatggtttattttttaaacaaataattgatTCTGTTTGTGAAATGTTACATAAGTCCAGGCCTACTACACCGGGTCCAAGGAAGATAAATAGTATGAAGAAAGAACTGTAATTAATAGGGTCAAGCTAGGGAGTTGTTTTTTAAACTCCCTCTGGACCACTTCCCAACCACTGCATAATGCCATAATACGGCTCACGGACGTGGTGGAGTCGACGGAAATCAACTTGTTGTGTTGGCCTTATTAGGCCTAGATAAATTGAACTTAGTTAGTCTTCGAAATTtgtagtttaaaataataaattatgcaCTTACTCGTTGTGAATAAAATGAGGATTCTGCATGGTATAATAAAGGTGAAGAATACATATTAATTAAAAGGGAAAGAACTTTTATTAGCagaaaaatttggtaaaattcgCCGCTCTCTCGCCCTGCTAGTAGAAATTCAACATCGAAAAGACACGCCTACTTTTCTAACATCGTCACGCTGTAATTTTTGCTAATGAATATTCAACAATATTTCACTAAGCCAAAGTTTACTGTTTTAGCGCgcttttgtttctttttttttatttccaccTCCCAAAATATATACCTCTCCaccattatt
This region of Antedon mediterranea chromosome 8, ecAntMedi1.1, whole genome shotgun sequence genomic DNA includes:
- the LOC140056452 gene encoding ganglioside-induced differentiation-associated protein 1-like, translated to MYSSPLLYHAESSFYSQRARLGFEEKRVPYRKKLVNIQLGEQVEPWFIRLNPHGEVPIVQHNKRLIIDSEAILNYLDQITPQAPSLTPDPSTDDGAKVKHFKSLLKSVEIEYITFGTMLHPEIESTKKRFFNPAQVRAKFDKPQKVMQNYAAKLPDLRGMYEGKIARTQALVNKILDLKYCMNCLQRCDEVLTEIEEELSKVKGQGSPEEGPWLCSENFTIADIYLATLLHRIAFLGLGQRFFTGGKRPNLEAYYERVQKRRSFHRACSYSGSLFWMWVYPNMVYRLKRSFPSIVGMGVVGLAIFAAFKYSDKLKMIKF